TTCATGGTCTTCAGAGGGCGTATCTCCATGCCGAACGACTTGACCTTTATCATGTAACCTCCGTGTCTCCGCGGGGCGGGGCGGGTGCCGCCCCCTGTCCGTCCGCAGGAAGGCCGCCTCAGACGGCCTGGACCTCCCTGACCTCGGGCACCCTTTCCCGAAGCCTCTTCTCGATGCCCATCTTCAGGGTCATGGTGGACATGGGGCAGTGCCCGCAGGCACCCTTGAGCTTGAGCTTGACCAGGCCCTCGTCGGTGACCTCCACGAGCTCGAGGTCGCCTCCGTCGGCCTGAAGGGCGGGCCGGATCTCTTCAAGAACCTCGCTGACTTTCTCTTTCATCATCCCTATCCCTCCTTGTTTTTGTGGAAAGCGTTCTCTTTATCTTACTACGGAAAGCATGATATAGCCCACGTATCAGTGCCGGAATCAAGTGAAAAACAGGGCTGTCCGA
This window of the Nitrospirota bacterium genome carries:
- a CDS encoding NifU family protein; protein product: MKEKVSEVLEEIRPALQADGGDLELVEVTDEGLVKLKLKGACGHCPMSTMTLKMGIEKRLRERVPEVREVQAV